From the Acidobacteriota bacterium genome, one window contains:
- a CDS encoding tetratricopeptide repeat protein: MRRARRARRSRRTRSRAARRRKPPRPASRFDASRLFPLLLFLVVLGIYAPSAANDFVYDDNEVIVNQKAPASFADVAGIFGERHFPNLPYYRPVTRTTLLLQKTFHGDNPAPFHLLNAAFMALAAVVVYFLLRLPVFGVSRTLALLGAALFALHPIASSCVYPTASGRETLLPSLWTLLSVYAYLRRGRGWRVLSLVAFTGALFSKEQAVVIPALFVLADLAGMTPDPPRWNIRRWVVRYLPLLPILAGYFWIRHLLFGGTEYAFGEITGPLFSLGYAFQTIFLPSVELVYEPTLPIWLSWPRLIVSCLAVAGLLVLALRLEPRRRPVLLFWSGWFLVTLAPTANIIQQEAKYDERYLFLASLALIAVAAAVVSRGDRSGRAGGTVAAVGLLLVGAAGFISFHRSAYFHDNLAFSRQWLRTDPQSVNAHYNLGFGLAQQGRHQEAVEAYERALEIEPDYGFAHNNLGNALDKVGRHEEAIGHFRKALELDPAYSEAHHNLTNVLVEENRLEEALEHAREAVRLRPDFAEAQNNLGNLLTRRGDAAEGVSHYRSALELKPGYAEAHNNLANALVALGRLREAISHYSEAIRIRPDYPDARRNRELVLMELTRRGG; this comes from the coding sequence ATGAGGCGGGCCCGGCGAGCCCGGCGATCCAGGCGAACCCGGTCCCGAGCCGCCCGGCGGCGGAAACCGCCACGTCCGGCGAGCCGATTCGACGCCTCCCGGCTGTTCCCCCTGCTTCTCTTCCTGGTGGTGCTGGGGATCTACGCCCCATCGGCGGCCAACGATTTCGTCTACGACGACAACGAGGTGATCGTCAACCAGAAAGCGCCCGCCTCGTTCGCCGACGTGGCCGGGATCTTCGGCGAACGCCATTTCCCCAACCTCCCCTACTACCGGCCCGTCACCCGGACCACTCTGCTGCTGCAGAAGACCTTCCACGGGGACAATCCGGCGCCGTTTCACCTCCTGAACGCCGCATTCATGGCCCTGGCCGCCGTGGTGGTCTATTTCCTGCTTCGGCTCCCCGTATTCGGGGTTTCCAGGACCCTGGCGCTCCTGGGAGCGGCGCTCTTCGCGCTGCATCCCATCGCCTCCTCCTGTGTCTACCCCACGGCCTCCGGCCGGGAGACACTGTTGCCCTCGCTCTGGACCCTCTTGTCGGTTTACGCGTATCTGCGGCGAGGCAGGGGCTGGCGGGTACTCTCGCTGGTGGCTTTCACCGGCGCCCTTTTCAGCAAGGAGCAGGCGGTGGTCATTCCCGCTCTCTTCGTGCTGGCGGACCTCGCCGGAATGACGCCGGACCCGCCCCGCTGGAATATCCGCCGGTGGGTCGTCCGTTACCTGCCGCTGCTTCCGATCCTGGCGGGGTACTTCTGGATTCGCCACCTGCTCTTTGGCGGAACCGAATACGCGTTCGGCGAGATCACCGGTCCGCTGTTCAGCCTGGGCTACGCCTTTCAGACGATCTTTCTTCCCTCCGTCGAGCTGGTCTACGAACCGACTCTGCCGATCTGGCTCTCGTGGCCCCGCTTGATCGTGTCTTGCCTTGCTGTTGCCGGGTTGCTGGTCCTGGCCCTGCGCCTGGAGCCCCGGCGCCGTCCCGTTCTGCTCTTCTGGTCGGGCTGGTTCCTGGTGACCCTGGCGCCCACCGCCAACATCATCCAACAGGAGGCCAAGTACGACGAGCGTTACCTGTTCCTGGCATCCCTGGCGCTCATCGCCGTCGCCGCGGCGGTGGTTTCCCGGGGAGATCGGTCCGGCCGGGCCGGCGGGACCGTTGCCGCAGTGGGACTCCTGCTGGTCGGCGCCGCCGGATTCATCAGCTTCCACCGGTCCGCCTACTTCCACGACAATCTGGCCTTCAGCCGCCAGTGGCTCCGGACCGATCCCCAATCGGTCAACGCCCACTACAACCTGGGCTTCGGTCTCGCCCAACAGGGGCGTCATCAGGAGGCGGTGGAGGCCTATGAGCGGGCTCTGGAGATCGAACCGGACTACGGTTTCGCACACAACAACCTGGGGAACGCCCTGGACAAGGTGGGAAGACATGAGGAGGCGATCGGGCACTTCCGAAAGGCCTTGGAACTCGATCCGGCCTATTCCGAGGCGCACCACAACCTGACCAACGTCCTGGTGGAGGAGAACCGGCTCGAAGAAGCGTTGGAGCATGCGCGGGAGGCCGTGCGGCTGCGGCCCGACTTCGCCGAGGCCCAAAACAACCTGGGAAACCTACTCACCCGAAGAGGAGACGCCGCGGAGGGGGTCTCCCACTACCGTTCGGCTTTGGAGTTGAAGCCCGGGTACGCCGAAGCTCACAACAACCTGGCCAATGCGCTGGTGGCGTTGGGACGGCTTCGGGAAGCGATCTCCCACTACTCGGAGGCCATTCGGATCCGGCCCGACTATCCCGATGCCCGGCGCAACCGGGAACTGGTCCTGATGGAGTTGACGAGAAGGGGAGGTTGA
- a CDS encoding GWxTD domain-containing protein: protein MPSSLRGRGGPVAVLVLLGLAAGGFRTGSQEDADQRAKQAQEEQDYFRKWLDEDVVYIITKEERSVFEKLVTPEEKERFIEQFWVRRDPSPGTSYNDFKEEHYRRIKYSNERFAAGFPGWMSDRGKIYIKFGPPDEIRSNPSGGIHTREFYEGGGTAVTFPFEIWWYRYIEGMGQDIEMEFVDRLNSGEFRLAMDQWEKEVGFEMGIGPTTFEQLGLVSRAEMNRARFLGNPGNPYIHSTRIQDQPLERLSRYSQLMKPPTIRFDDLRTVVETRVRFQQIPVSVVAHITPVHESLNLALVTAKIQVSPENYAETGEIWRSETHIYGRLTDLTGKVVYEFDDDVVTTLRTAPSGLGMAQRLYQRKIPVKRGRFKLQFVVREVKSEKTGTLDTVVVVPGPTEKLRGTIVLADRAAPVRPGESLVDPFVVTEELKVYPSIDGRFTPSDRLGVYLEVHNLSQDMATQTADVRFRYSVVSKDGTLVDDLAKELEPRRVENNSMVNAFFAFPLQTLAAGEYSFQMEVTDLISENRLLLKDNFRVEAN, encoded by the coding sequence ATGCCATCGAGCTTGAGAGGGAGAGGCGGTCCCGTAGCGGTCTTGGTCCTTCTGGGTCTGGCGGCCGGCGGTTTCCGGACCGGGTCGCAAGAGGACGCCGATCAGCGGGCGAAACAGGCGCAGGAGGAGCAGGACTACTTCAGGAAGTGGCTCGACGAAGACGTGGTCTACATCATCACCAAGGAGGAGCGTTCCGTCTTCGAGAAGCTGGTCACGCCTGAGGAGAAGGAGCGGTTCATCGAGCAGTTCTGGGTCCGGCGCGATCCCTCCCCGGGGACTTCCTACAACGACTTCAAGGAAGAGCATTACCGGCGAATCAAGTACTCCAACGAGCGTTTTGCCGCGGGTTTCCCCGGCTGGATGTCGGATCGGGGGAAGATCTACATCAAGTTCGGTCCCCCCGACGAGATCCGGAGCAACCCCAGCGGCGGGATCCATACCCGGGAGTTCTACGAGGGAGGCGGCACGGCGGTCACCTTTCCCTTCGAGATCTGGTGGTACCGGTATATCGAGGGGATGGGACAGGACATCGAGATGGAGTTCGTGGACCGTCTCAACAGCGGCGAGTTCCGGCTGGCCATGGACCAGTGGGAAAAGGAGGTCGGCTTCGAGATGGGGATCGGCCCCACCACCTTCGAGCAACTCGGGCTGGTGAGCCGGGCGGAAATGAACCGGGCGCGCTTCCTGGGCAATCCGGGCAACCCTTACATCCACAGCACGCGCATCCAGGACCAGCCGCTGGAGCGCCTGAGCCGTTACAGCCAACTCATGAAACCGCCCACGATCCGGTTCGACGACCTGAGGACGGTGGTGGAGACCCGGGTCCGGTTCCAGCAGATTCCGGTATCTGTGGTGGCTCACATCACCCCGGTTCACGAGAGCCTGAACCTGGCGCTGGTGACGGCCAAGATCCAGGTCAGCCCGGAAAACTACGCCGAGACCGGAGAGATCTGGCGTTCCGAAACCCACATCTACGGGCGGCTGACCGACCTCACCGGGAAGGTGGTCTACGAGTTCGACGACGATGTGGTCACCACGCTCCGCACCGCACCGTCGGGTCTCGGGATGGCCCAACGCCTTTATCAAAGGAAGATTCCCGTCAAGCGGGGCCGCTTCAAGCTCCAGTTCGTGGTGCGGGAGGTGAAATCGGAAAAGACCGGAACCTTGGACACCGTGGTCGTGGTGCCGGGTCCGACGGAGAAGCTCCGGGGAACCATCGTGTTGGCGGACCGGGCGGCGCCGGTCCGGCCGGGTGAATCGCTGGTCGATCCCTTCGTCGTCACCGAGGAATTGAAGGTCTACCCCAGCATCGACGGCCGGTTCACTCCGTCCGACCGGCTGGGGGTCTATCTCGAGGTTCACAATCTGTCCCAGGACATGGCGACCCAGACGGCGGATGTAAGGTTCCGTTACAGCGTGGTCTCCAAGGATGGAACGCTGGTCGACGATCTGGCCAAGGAGCTGGAGCCGAGGCGGGTCGAGAACAACTCGATGGTCAATGCCTTCTTCGCCTTTCCCCTTCAGACGTTGGCGGCCGGGGAGTACTCGTTCCAGATGGAGGTGACGGACCTGATCTCGGAAAACCGCCTGCTGCTCAAGGACAACTTCCGCGTCGAGGCCAACTGA